Proteins encoded in a region of the Gammaproteobacteria bacterium genome:
- a CDS encoding ABC transporter permease: MTATLRIARNAALVGYLDMRAQYTWKSWLFGWIVRTTAQVLFFTAMGLLVGGRDLVLFAFVGNVAAMAALMPLGTGPDTAWERGLGTLPLLVAAPRSMLPVFGGRSAFHIVQGLVEASLIFVILAPFIGFSGNWWWLPVGLLTISLGAYGLGLFLAAIAIRRLRIGNILFNLVFYTLITIGGVNVATSIFPTWVQRTADLLPLHHGLLGLRELLATGPSRGAFGQLGLELLVGAAWFLIALVGFRLFAEGGRRDGAIDLEE, encoded by the coding sequence ATGACCGCCACTCTGCGCATCGCCCGCAACGCCGCCCTTGTCGGCTACCTGGACATGCGCGCCCAGTACACATGGAAGTCGTGGCTGTTTGGTTGGATTGTCCGTACTACCGCACAGGTGCTGTTCTTTACCGCGATGGGTCTGCTCGTCGGTGGACGCGACCTCGTCCTGTTCGCGTTCGTCGGCAACGTGGCCGCCATGGCTGCGCTCATGCCGCTCGGCACGGGTCCCGACACGGCGTGGGAACGGGGTCTCGGGACGCTGCCGCTGCTCGTTGCGGCGCCCCGGTCGATGCTGCCGGTGTTCGGAGGACGGTCGGCCTTCCACATCGTGCAGGGCCTCGTGGAGGCGAGCCTGATCTTCGTGATCCTCGCACCGTTCATCGGGTTCTCCGGCAACTGGTGGTGGCTTCCCGTCGGATTGCTGACCATCAGCCTCGGGGCGTACGGGCTCGGCCTGTTCCTCGCCGCGATCGCCATCCGGCGCCTGCGGATCGGCAACATCCTGTTCAACCTGGTTTTCTACACGCTGATCACCATCGGTGGGGTGAACGTGGCGACGAGCATATTTCCGACCTGGGTGCAACGAACCGCCGATCTGCTGCCTCTGCACCACGGGCTCCTCGGGTTGCGAGAGCTCCTCGCCACCGGACCGTCGAGAGGCGCGTTCGGCCAGCTCGGCCTGGAGCTTCTCGTCGGTGCGGCGTGGTTCCTTATCGCCCTCGTCGGGTTTCGCCTCTTCGCCGAGGGTGGCCGTCGCGACGGCGCGATCGATCTCGAGGAGTAG
- a CDS encoding sodium:calcium antiporter: MEGRAVIGAAVLVVIGLVLLTVAADRLVLSAARLARIWGMSAILIGALVIGMGTSAPELLVSVLAAARGEMDMAIGNIVGSNVANLSLVLGVSVMILPVAGHLHTIKREGILMLAGVIAFSALAWEGTISTVEGAGLIVGIVISAFLLVSWSRRDVAEGIVKLDADTFAPPGKGAAVELTVGLIALAATLVGADLLVRGARIVAIELGLSQGFIGLSLVAVGTSLPELATGIAAARRRENALVIGNVLGSNLFNSLGVAGAAALSGSGTFTADFRVPIIFMLVISTLAGVLTATGNRLVRWEGAALVVAYVGFLALAL, from the coding sequence GTGGAGGGACGCGCAGTGATCGGCGCTGCCGTCCTCGTCGTCATCGGACTCGTGCTGCTGACCGTTGCAGCCGATCGACTGGTGCTCTCCGCAGCCCGTCTTGCCCGAATCTGGGGGATGTCCGCAATACTCATCGGTGCGCTCGTGATCGGGATGGGCACGTCGGCTCCAGAGCTGCTGGTCAGCGTGCTCGCTGCTGCCCGCGGCGAGATGGACATGGCAATCGGGAACATCGTCGGATCGAACGTGGCGAATCTCAGCCTGGTGCTCGGTGTCTCGGTCATGATCCTGCCCGTCGCCGGACATCTGCACACGATCAAGAGGGAGGGCATTCTCATGCTCGCCGGCGTCATCGCGTTCAGCGCCCTGGCGTGGGAAGGAACGATCAGCACCGTCGAAGGCGCGGGACTCATCGTCGGAATCGTCATCTCTGCGTTCCTGCTCGTCTCGTGGTCACGACGGGATGTCGCAGAGGGCATCGTGAAACTCGACGCCGACACGTTCGCTCCCCCCGGCAAGGGAGCTGCAGTCGAACTCACCGTCGGCCTCATCGCGTTGGCGGCCACGCTCGTGGGCGCCGACCTGCTGGTCAGGGGCGCCCGCATCGTGGCCATTGAGCTGGGACTCAGCCAGGGGTTCATCGGACTCTCGCTCGTCGCCGTCGGCACGAGCCTGCCGGAACTCGCCACAGGGATCGCTGCGGCAAGACGACGCGAAAACGCACTGGTGATCGGCAACGTCCTCGGCTCGAACCTGTTCAACTCCCTCGGTGTTGCCGGAGCCGCCGCCCTCTCCGGCAGTGGTACGTTCACCGCCGATTTCCGGGTCCCGATCATCTTCATGCTCGTCATCTCGACACTGGCCGGCGTCTTGACCGCGACAGGGAATCGTCTCGTGCGCTGGGAGGGTGCGGCGCTCGTTGTCGCCTATGTGGGGTTCCTCGCGCTGGCGCTCTGA
- a CDS encoding LLM class F420-dependent oxidoreductase, protein MLRIAVQLQPQHAGYSDIRRAVFECEALGVDIIYNWDHFFPLSGDRDGKHFEAWTMLASWAEITEQVEIGCLVTCNSYRNPNLLADMARTVDHVSEGRLILGIGSGWFQRDYDEYGYEFGTAPGRLRNLDRDLPIIKARLADLNPPPIRSIPILVGGGGEKVTLRITAQHADIWHGFFSTTKPDLYAHKNRVLDRWCARIGRDPSSIERSVGVSERRIDLADDLVAAGAQQVVLSLEGPSYDTGPVQDWLAWRDAQ, encoded by the coding sequence ATGCTCCGAATCGCAGTACAACTTCAGCCCCAGCACGCCGGATACTCCGACATCCGCAGGGCAGTATTCGAGTGCGAGGCCCTTGGCGTCGACATCATCTACAACTGGGACCACTTCTTCCCGTTGTCCGGCGACCGTGACGGCAAGCACTTCGAGGCATGGACGATGCTGGCCTCGTGGGCGGAGATCACCGAGCAGGTCGAGATCGGATGCCTGGTGACCTGCAACTCGTATCGGAATCCGAATCTGCTCGCGGACATGGCCCGCACCGTCGACCACGTCTCCGAGGGGCGGCTGATCCTCGGGATTGGATCGGGATGGTTCCAACGGGACTACGACGAGTACGGGTACGAATTCGGAACGGCGCCAGGTCGGCTCCGCAACCTGGATCGTGATCTCCCGATCATCAAGGCCCGTCTGGCCGACCTCAACCCACCTCCGATACGATCCATTCCGATCCTGGTCGGAGGAGGTGGAGAAAAGGTGACCTTGAGGATCACTGCGCAGCACGCCGACATCTGGCATGGCTTCTTCAGCACCACCAAGCCTGATCTCTACGCGCACAAGAACCGCGTCTTGGATCGCTGGTGCGCCCGCATCGGCAGGGATCCTTCCTCGATCGAACGGTCTGTCGGCGTGAGCGAACGGCGCATCGATCTGGCGGATGATCTCGTCGCCGCCGGAGCGCAACAGGTGGTGCTCAGCCTCGAAGGACCCTCTTACGACACCGGACCTGTCCAAGATTGGCTTGCGTGGAGGGACGCGCAGTGA
- a CDS encoding acyl-CoA dehydrogenase — MEFQSYAYGQNHFAIDGDLHAVLNRYWRDFDAHREEMARWGRLMGSEAYEVGYHIDQGAVPELMMHDLDGNRVDRARISPAQKSLLAKLAPMMRPIYDGGSWHHHYAIGYLLGDPGLYCILTITQQTAYAIHKYAPELREWEDRLLSGDAWGATWMTEIQGGSDLGANKTAAHHDEDGWHLSAGDKYFASGAGLTDVAITTARPEGAPAGPKGLALFLVPRLRRDGALNFTVRRFKNKSATRAVPSGEVELDGAEAYLIGRPEEGIYYTLENLTISRLANAVAAMGIAKKAHLETLTRVQRRTAFGRPLGELPLIRRDMVDLAVRQAGGLAIAFRAIEAFDHAWHDRPPYTAVYHYARFLSHLAKNRTANHAAEITRLGMEIFGGLGFLEEYAVARWHREALITPIWEGPSNVQAIDMLEAMQKKGAHEHFVEEFTTLLDSVGTPAAEMALKTIQGTLSDLARMGTDEAQWHSKRALERFADAAQVGLLYDLADASGDRYAKLAELYAAHFLEAEEYPAWAMKDASVFS; from the coding sequence ATGGAGTTCCAGTCCTATGCCTATGGGCAGAACCATTTCGCGATCGACGGAGACCTCCACGCGGTACTGAACCGATACTGGCGGGACTTCGACGCTCATCGTGAGGAGATGGCGCGGTGGGGCCGGCTGATGGGATCCGAGGCCTACGAGGTCGGCTACCACATCGACCAGGGGGCGGTACCGGAACTGATGATGCATGATCTGGATGGCAACCGGGTCGATCGGGCGCGGATCTCACCGGCGCAGAAGTCGTTGCTGGCGAAGCTCGCGCCGATGATGCGTCCCATCTATGACGGCGGGAGCTGGCATCACCACTATGCGATCGGGTACCTCCTCGGTGACCCCGGCCTGTACTGCATTCTGACCATCACCCAGCAGACGGCGTATGCGATTCACAAGTACGCCCCCGAGCTGAGAGAGTGGGAGGACCGGCTCCTGTCGGGAGATGCATGGGGTGCGACGTGGATGACCGAGATCCAGGGTGGGAGCGACCTTGGTGCGAACAAGACCGCCGCTCATCACGACGAGGATGGCTGGCATCTTTCCGCGGGTGACAAGTACTTCGCGAGCGGGGCAGGTCTGACCGACGTTGCGATTACCACCGCCCGTCCCGAGGGCGCACCGGCAGGCCCGAAAGGCCTGGCGTTGTTCCTCGTGCCGCGTCTTCGCCGAGACGGCGCACTCAACTTCACGGTGCGCAGATTCAAGAACAAGTCTGCGACGCGCGCCGTTCCCTCCGGAGAAGTCGAACTCGATGGAGCGGAGGCATACCTCATCGGACGGCCCGAAGAGGGGATCTACTACACGTTGGAGAACCTCACCATCTCACGGCTTGCGAACGCGGTCGCCGCGATGGGAATTGCCAAGAAGGCGCATCTCGAGACGCTGACCCGAGTTCAACGGCGCACCGCCTTCGGGCGCCCGCTCGGAGAGCTTCCGCTGATTCGCCGGGACATGGTGGATCTCGCGGTCCGTCAGGCCGGTGGCTTGGCGATCGCATTCCGGGCCATCGAAGCGTTCGATCATGCCTGGCATGACCGGCCTCCCTACACCGCCGTCTATCACTACGCCCGTTTCCTGTCGCACCTCGCCAAGAACCGCACTGCCAATCACGCGGCAGAGATCACACGCCTGGGTATGGAGATCTTTGGAGGGCTGGGGTTCCTGGAGGAGTATGCGGTCGCACGCTGGCACCGGGAGGCCCTCATCACACCGATCTGGGAAGGCCCCAGCAACGTGCAGGCGATCGACATGCTCGAAGCGATGCAGAAGAAGGGCGCGCACGAACATTTCGTCGAAGAGTTCACAACGCTATTGGACAGCGTGGGGACGCCCGCTGCGGAGATGGCTCTCAAGACGATCCAGGGGACCCTCTCCGATCTGGCTCGCATGGGTACCGACGAGGCCCAGTGGCATTCGAAGCGTGCCCTGGAGAGATTCGCCGACGCAGCACAAGTCGGCCTTCTCTATGACCTGGCCGATGCAAGTGGTGACCGGTACGCGAAGTTGGCCGAGCTCTACGCGGCGCACTTCCTCGAAGCCGAGGAGTACCCGGCGTGGGCCATGAAGGATGCCTCCGTCTTCAGTTGA
- a CDS encoding redoxin family protein: protein MSKNGQQKPADASGSRSTVIIVAIVAILAIAGIAAISTIGAGDSAAGTGTISETQPVTVSGTALPRYPEQGADTAIGQQAPELSGLSFDGTPVSITNDGRPKIIIFLAHWCPHCQNDVKELTPYIKANGLPDDVDFYAVSTGSDPAAPNYPPSKWLADWPIPTIADDAQGAAAQAFGLNAFPFFVFVTAQGTIDFRFPGEVPPEALVDAAHVLAGN, encoded by the coding sequence ATGAGTAAGAACGGTCAACAGAAACCCGCCGATGCATCCGGATCGCGAAGCACGGTCATCATCGTCGCAATCGTGGCGATTCTCGCCATCGCGGGGATTGCCGCCATTTCCACCATCGGTGCAGGCGACTCGGCGGCAGGTACCGGTACCATCAGTGAGACCCAGCCGGTCACGGTCTCCGGTACGGCCCTGCCACGCTATCCCGAGCAGGGTGCCGACACGGCCATCGGACAGCAAGCTCCGGAATTGTCCGGCCTCTCGTTCGATGGCACTCCGGTCTCCATCACGAACGACGGCCGACCCAAGATCATCATCTTCCTCGCTCACTGGTGCCCACACTGTCAGAACGATGTGAAAGAACTGACCCCGTACATCAAGGCGAACGGCCTTCCTGACGATGTCGACTTCTACGCAGTCTCAACGGGATCAGATCCTGCGGCGCCCAACTACCCGCCGTCGAAGTGGTTGGCGGACTGGCCGATCCCAACCATCGCGGACGATGCACAAGGTGCCGCAGCGCAGGCGTTTGGGCTCAACGCATTCCCCTTCTTCGTCTTCGTGACCGCCCAAGGCACCATCGACTTCCGCTTCCCGGGAGAAGTCCCTCCCGAGGCGCTCGTCGACGCAGCCCATGTTCTGGCGGGTAACTGA
- a CDS encoding disulfide bond formation protein B, with product MDPALANRFFGLITLLIIVVDIGFVVLLLGRRRSSLLQSASDWLDDLLGDSTLWLASAIALGAVVGSLFYSEVIGFNPCDLCWYQRIVWYPMVIALPIAALRKDTRISTSMLPVVAIGWGIAAYQYTIQNFPSLDAGACSTATPCTLRWVWELGFISIPMMSLAGLTLVGMLLLWARTSTRQEHE from the coding sequence ATGGACCCTGCACTGGCGAACCGATTCTTCGGACTCATCACGTTGCTCATCATCGTGGTCGATATCGGATTCGTCGTGCTGCTCCTGGGGAGACGACGTTCGTCGCTCCTGCAATCCGCCTCCGACTGGCTCGACGATCTGCTCGGAGACTCGACACTCTGGTTGGCTTCTGCCATTGCGCTCGGCGCAGTCGTGGGAAGCCTCTTCTACTCGGAAGTGATCGGCTTCAATCCGTGCGATCTCTGCTGGTACCAGCGCATCGTCTGGTACCCGATGGTCATCGCGCTGCCCATCGCCGCACTGCGCAAGGACACGCGCATCAGCACCTCCATGCTGCCGGTCGTTGCGATCGGGTGGGGCATCGCCGCCTATCAGTACACGATTCAGAACTTCCCGTCGCTCGACGCAGGCGCATGTAGCACCGCGACCCCATGTACGCTTCGTTGGGTCTGGGAGTTGGGATTCATCTCGATTCCCATGATGTCCCTTGCAGGGCTGACACTCGTTGGAATGCTCCTGCTGTGGGCTCGCACGTCGACAAGGCAGGAGCATGAGTAA
- a CDS encoding thioredoxin fold domain-containing protein, with protein MSKKAVKKAPPRKRQSRRAPILIGGAVVAAIALVAFLTTGSETEGENIKQTRPVTITGQALPPYEHDTADPAIGMTAPEINGATFDGTPLSITNDGTPKAIIMLAHWCPHCQTEVEELTPWIAEHGVPEGGAIVSISTSANVSQPNYPPSKWLADWPVPTIADDSNSSSARAFGLTGFPFIIFVDADGTVVGRVEGGVAPEMLYQFLEQMAGQ; from the coding sequence ATGAGCAAGAAGGCCGTCAAGAAGGCGCCCCCACGGAAACGTCAATCACGCAGAGCACCCATCCTGATCGGCGGCGCCGTCGTTGCCGCCATAGCACTCGTCGCATTCCTCACCACCGGGTCTGAGACCGAGGGTGAGAACATCAAGCAGACCAGACCGGTCACGATCACCGGCCAAGCCCTGCCGCCGTATGAGCATGACACGGCCGATCCCGCCATCGGAATGACGGCTCCCGAGATCAACGGCGCAACGTTCGACGGGACGCCCCTGTCGATAACGAACGACGGCACCCCGAAAGCCATCATCATGCTCGCCCACTGGTGCCCGCACTGCCAGACCGAGGTAGAAGAGCTCACTCCGTGGATAGCGGAACACGGCGTTCCGGAGGGCGGCGCGATCGTCTCTATTTCGACGAGCGCGAACGTCTCTCAGCCGAACTATCCGCCGTCGAAGTGGCTGGCCGACTGGCCGGTTCCTACGATCGCGGACGACTCGAACAGCTCTTCGGCACGAGCATTCGGTCTCACCGGGTTCCCCTTCATCATCTTCGTCGACGCAGACGGCACGGTCGTAGGCAGGGTCGAAGGCGGCGTGGCGCCCGAGATGCTCTATCAGTTTCTCGAACAGATGGCCGGTCAGTAG
- a CDS encoding M1 family peptidase: MDPYRLPEIAFPSRYDITLRPDLDAATFSGTETIRVTVGEPTDEIVLNAIEIEIEEATLGNRSLSASYEPETERVRLSDGAQIPAGEHTLSLRFSGILNDKLHGFYRSTFTDADGRDRVIATTQFEATDARRAFPCWDEPGYKAVFGITLDVPEGLLAVSNGAESSRTRLDDGTIRITFSDTPRMSTYLVAFVVGPFVATEPVDADGVPLRVIHQAGQEQLAEFALEAGAHYLQWLADYYGIPYQGDKMDLIAIPDFAFGAMENLGAVTFRENALLVDLETASHAEIRRVSEVIAHELAHMWFGDYVTMKWWNGIWLNEAFATFMEMIAQDAWKPEWKTWLSFAPARSQSMVTDALQATRPVEFPVVAPYEADEMFDVLTYLKGSSLVRMLQQFLGEEVFRKGVKAYLEAHAFANSETSDLWAALELASGQPVGSVMESWIFSGGYPQVEVSLNGNSIVARQRRFQYRPTGDGDLWQIPLTLAYGAGDAARRTDVVFTTPEIRVDVEGPVKWVLANVGGHGYYRSHYSRDLLDRLLDRLDRLSALERHGLIDDAWACVIAGQTDIATYLDLLTHFGNETEYAVWTAIVESINQIHHTFDRSTAFERYVRDLLTPAVERLGWDPRPEEDSPTRRLRGLLISALGRYGQDSQVRTRAVELLPAVLGHTLDPEVARAVITVTANAGLADYDTFLSEYEHAQTPQDKNRYLHALPLFPDRALAERTFAMALDGRIKTQDAPFVVEQLLASRTAGRTAWNLYTHRWDEQVRVFPPMLLKRTLGTLWTLSNAADEVHAFFDGRTVHHAEKALAQELERLDVMAAFRERAGEQLAAYLAE, translated from the coding sequence GTGGATCCCTACCGCCTTCCCGAGATCGCGTTCCCAAGCCGCTACGACATCACGCTGCGTCCAGACCTCGACGCAGCGACCTTCTCAGGAACCGAGACGATTCGCGTCACCGTCGGCGAGCCGACCGACGAGATCGTTCTCAACGCCATCGAGATCGAAATCGAAGAAGCCACACTCGGCAACCGCAGTCTCTCCGCTTCCTACGAGCCCGAAACGGAACGGGTCCGCCTCTCCGACGGTGCGCAGATCCCGGCGGGAGAACACACGCTCTCTCTCCGCTTTTCCGGAATCCTCAACGACAAGCTCCACGGCTTCTATCGCAGTACCTTCACGGACGCAGACGGCCGCGACCGCGTCATCGCCACGACTCAGTTCGAAGCGACCGACGCGAGGCGTGCATTCCCCTGCTGGGACGAACCTGGATACAAGGCCGTATTCGGCATCACGCTCGATGTGCCCGAGGGTCTACTGGCCGTATCCAACGGAGCCGAGAGCAGTCGAACCAGACTCGACGACGGCACGATCAGGATCACCTTCTCCGACACCCCGAGAATGTCGACCTACCTGGTGGCCTTCGTCGTCGGGCCGTTCGTCGCAACCGAACCGGTCGACGCCGACGGTGTTCCCCTACGAGTGATCCACCAGGCCGGACAGGAGCAACTCGCCGAGTTCGCGCTCGAAGCCGGCGCCCACTATCTGCAGTGGCTCGCCGACTACTACGGGATCCCGTACCAGGGAGACAAGATGGACCTCATCGCGATTCCTGATTTCGCGTTCGGAGCGATGGAAAACCTCGGTGCCGTCACGTTCCGGGAAAATGCCCTCCTCGTCGACCTCGAGACCGCATCCCACGCCGAGATCCGGCGTGTCTCGGAGGTCATCGCCCACGAACTCGCCCACATGTGGTTCGGCGACTACGTGACCATGAAGTGGTGGAACGGCATCTGGCTGAACGAAGCGTTCGCAACGTTCATGGAGATGATCGCCCAGGATGCGTGGAAACCGGAGTGGAAGACCTGGCTTTCGTTCGCGCCGGCCCGCTCTCAGTCCATGGTCACCGATGCTCTCCAGGCGACCAGACCAGTCGAGTTTCCCGTCGTCGCTCCGTATGAGGCCGACGAGATGTTCGACGTACTCACCTACCTGAAGGGCTCTTCGCTCGTTCGCATGCTCCAGCAGTTCCTCGGCGAGGAGGTGTTCAGAAAGGGCGTCAAGGCGTACCTGGAAGCCCACGCGTTCGCGAACAGTGAGACGAGCGACCTGTGGGCGGCCCTCGAGCTGGCCTCGGGCCAGCCGGTCGGATCGGTCATGGAGTCTTGGATCTTCTCCGGCGGCTACCCACAAGTAGAGGTCAGCCTGAATGGCAACAGCATCGTCGCCCGCCAGCGCCGCTTCCAATATCGGCCGACCGGTGATGGCGACCTGTGGCAGATCCCCCTCACGCTTGCCTACGGAGCCGGTGACGCGGCGCGCAGGACCGACGTGGTGTTCACCACACCCGAGATTCGTGTCGATGTCGAAGGCCCGGTGAAATGGGTCCTCGCGAACGTCGGTGGACACGGCTACTACCGGAGCCACTACTCGCGAGATCTCCTGGATCGCCTCCTGGATCGCCTCGACCGCCTCTCCGCGCTCGAGCGACACGGCCTCATCGACGACGCATGGGCCTGCGTCATCGCCGGTCAGACCGACATCGCCACGTATCTGGATCTCCTCACCCACTTCGGCAACGAAACCGAGTACGCAGTGTGGACCGCGATCGTCGAAAGCATCAACCAGATCCATCACACGTTCGATCGCAGCACCGCCTTCGAGCGGTACGTCCGCGACTTGCTCACGCCGGCAGTCGAACGCCTCGGCTGGGACCCTCGGCCAGAAGAGGACAGTCCGACCCGCCGCCTGCGCGGCCTGCTCATCTCCGCCCTCGGTCGCTACGGACAGGACAGCCAGGTACGGACCCGCGCCGTCGAACTGCTGCCGGCCGTTCTCGGTCACACTCTCGATCCTGAAGTAGCCCGGGCGGTCATCACCGTCACGGCGAATGCCGGACTCGCCGACTACGACACGTTCCTCTCTGAATACGAACATGCGCAAACACCTCAGGACAAGAATCGCTACCTGCACGCATTACCGTTGTTCCCGGATAGGGCCCTAGCCGAACGTACCTTCGCGATGGCACTCGATGGTCGGATCAAGACTCAGGATGCTCCCTTCGTCGTAGAACAGCTGTTGGCGAGCCGCACGGCCGGCCGGACCGCATGGAACCTGTACACCCATCGATGGGACGAACAGGTACGCGTCTTCCCACCCATGCTGCTCAAACGCACCCTGGGAACTCTCTGGACATTGAGTAACGCCGCAGATGAAGTCCATGCGTTCTTCGATGGGAGAACGGTTCACCATGCCGAGAAGGCCCTCGCTCAGGAGCTCGAACGGCTCGACGTGATGGCTGCGTTTCGCGAGCGGGCGGGCGAGCAGCTGGCCGCCTACCTGGCCGAATAG
- a CDS encoding phosphatase PAP2 family protein, whose translation MDAILRLGVDVVLWLQQASPSLDGFFKTLTFLGNEEFFLLLLPLVYWSVDRVIGMRLIVLLLFSNLINTAVKLFAAQPRPYAYDARVKAITHEVSYGFPSGHTQNTVAVWGYLGSKVRAKWFWLLAGLLMVGVPLSRIYLGVHFPTDVLGGYVIGAVVLWLFLRFWKPVERWFCRLALVWQLVITTFAPLTLLALHASESVTTGVGTMVGMGVGFVLERHWVRFETAGPIRHRVLRFLIGLVVLIGLWAGLRVLFAGIEPAMALRLVRYTLVGLWGALGAPWLFVRFRIARQSTMPA comes from the coding sequence ATGGACGCGATCTTGCGTTTGGGTGTGGACGTCGTGCTGTGGCTCCAGCAGGCGAGCCCATCGTTGGACGGATTCTTCAAGACGCTGACGTTTCTCGGGAACGAAGAGTTCTTCCTACTGCTGCTCCCATTGGTCTATTGGAGTGTGGACCGGGTGATCGGGATGCGGCTGATCGTGCTCCTCCTATTCTCGAATCTGATCAACACGGCGGTGAAGCTGTTCGCAGCCCAGCCGAGGCCGTATGCCTACGACGCCCGGGTGAAGGCGATCACCCACGAGGTGTCATACGGGTTCCCCTCAGGGCACACGCAGAACACGGTCGCGGTGTGGGGGTACCTCGGATCGAAAGTCCGGGCAAAGTGGTTCTGGCTTCTGGCAGGTCTGCTGATGGTGGGAGTACCGCTCTCCCGCATCTACCTCGGAGTGCATTTTCCCACCGATGTACTCGGAGGCTATGTCATTGGGGCTGTCGTATTGTGGCTGTTCTTGCGCTTCTGGAAACCGGTCGAGCGCTGGTTCTGCCGGCTCGCGCTCGTGTGGCAACTCGTGATCACCACGTTTGCCCCGCTGACACTGCTCGCGCTGCATGCTTCTGAATCGGTCACGACCGGCGTCGGCACGATGGTCGGCATGGGGGTCGGATTCGTGTTGGAGCGACACTGGGTCCGGTTTGAGACTGCCGGTCCGATCAGGCATCGCGTTCTGAGGTTCCTTATCGGGTTGGTCGTCCTCATCGGACTCTGGGCGGGGCTTCGGGTCCTTTTCGCCGGGATTGAACCGGCCATGGCGCTGCGTCTCGTTCGGTACACCCTCGTCGGACTGTGGGGGGCGCTCGGGGCTCCGTGGCTGTTCGTCCGGTTCAGGATTGCGCGTCAGAGCACGATGCCTGCCTGA